One window of the Leishmania mexicana MHOM/GT/2001/U1103 complete genome, chromosome 11 genome contains the following:
- a CDS encoding putative protein kinase, putative,serine/threonine protein kinase, with product MLGNGRTLENLPPMVRTSEAESSNSGSGALEGRVRASDGAGKFDKAMKVYRKSMAIRRRLTSMARSTTCFVGNRNDGSGGTGAFDDENTAAQTPLNPLRGPMLRSSARITCLAPASPIASLASPQHSRVLPEVAFDVATASETTAMAASMLRSHVPLSALNSVRRLPSPPDIERQTAPSSSSPFSRAIPSRGRTKRGSCDRHLKVDAGSGENDAVWRKGSPTCSAHLDFPSLFSAGRQCTASRHSSGGTSEWVGVGIHKYAGQPSTSTVDSPLLSPMPSFHQMMGRSYDVPALDTIFRGFNNGVDQRQQGRILLRSPPSPTHATMPAAAPMSAPSVSTSLQLSSSLVSNTSVPSPAAAGTRQMPTASVLSSAATTAAADVHAMPAGSDGFPYLAPRLSAQAAARKDRSNSYPADKAHPDASRRSTAFRRAGVHASGSLALVKPMSSTPDLKPNKASVPPLGPPPLDASSTATTTTAQFYSTASLAKTFDGSQYLNDYILLNEIGSGSTGRVVLAFSTSMNKSVAIKIILKPKEKYRLQHRVSASPSASVFGQHSGRGDFGGVRAAAARSTTTPETMQNFKSSSSSAGRQSKHRKTPSTPPTTVADKTRNLQREIEVMRNLSHPNIVRLYEVINDPKANSLFLILQYVDNGAVAQLDSTGHIRAPLQPWTVLPIATQVSDGLAYLHEQSIVHRDIKPENILVNRDGHAFLADFGVAELMNAKAGQPTAATLTYQGTPLFMAPEIYAGVDGDDAEQASGGCTRWRGRDDADESSSMTATPSREERRDSRVIDPFALDVWALGVTFYTLLIGHVPFTSMLQISQTPEKGVSIPTPLPEQWRTVLRRTMEPRQELRISSAELCHMLHAMLADQEAAEVRAGGRSRKASLSTRSRIATLGNRRTTSHQSCTGSRTARSASLPADMEEESVNLSSSSSSGSSTGRSSTSPSYSSGGSSSGDESGTSGNDQGVLGLSITSVVLNILRPTRIRKNRS from the coding sequence aTGTTGGGGAACGGCCGAACACTTGAGAACTTGCCCCCCATGGTGCGCACCAGCGAGGCCGAATCCAGCAacagcggaagcggcgccCTGGAGGGCCGTGTCCGTGCGAGCGATGGGGCAGGCAAGTTCGACAAGGCGATGAAGGTGTACCGGAAATCCATGGCGATTAGGCGGCGCCTGACGAGcatggcgcgcagcaccacgtgCTTCGTTGGCAACAGAAATGATGGCAGTGGCGGTACCGGCGCGTTCGATGATGAAAACACCGCCGCGCAGACCCCATTGAACCCGCTGCGCGGTCCGATGCTCCGTTCATCGGCCCGAATCACGTGCCTGGCGCCTGCGTCACCCATCGCGTCCCTCGCTTCTCCGCAGCATTCACGGGTGCTGCCGGAGGTGGCCTTCGATGTCGCGACGGCGTCCGAGACGACAGCAATGGCAGCGTCAATGTTGCGCTCGCACGTGCCGCTGTCTGCTCTCAACTCAGTCAGACGCCTCCCCAGCCCGCCTGACATCGAGCGGCAAACGGCGCCATCGTCCTCATCTCCATTCTCGCGGGCCATTCCATCACGAGGCCGCACGAAACGCGGCAGCTGTGATCGCCACCTAAAGGtggacgccggcagcggcgagaaCGACGCGGTGTGGCGGAAGGGCAGCCCCACATGCAGCGCTCACCTAGacttcccctctctcttctccgccgGGCGGCAATGCACTGCGtcgcggcacagcagcggcggaaCGAGCGAGTGGGTTGGTGTCGGCATCCACAAGTACGCTGGCCAGCCCTCGACCTCGACAGTAGactcaccgctgctgtcgccgaTGCCGTCCTTTCACCAGATGATGGGCCGCTCCTACGATGTGCCAGCACTGGACACGATTTTCCGTGGCTTCAACAACGGTGTCgatcagcggcagcagggcCGCATATTGCTGCGGTCACCGCCTTCACCGACTCATGCCACCATGCCAGCCGCGGCGCCCATGTCGGCGCCATCGGTGTCGACAAGCCTGCAGCTTTCATCTTCACTCGTCTCAAATACGTCTGTCCCAtcccctgcagctgcagggaCAAGGCAGATGCCCACGGCGTCGGTGTTATCATCGGCAGcgaccacagcagcagcagacgtaCACGCAATGCCAGCAGGCAGCGACGGCTTTCCGTACCTGGCGCCACGCCTttcggcgcaggcggcggcaaggAAAGATCGAAGCAACTCGTACCCGGCCGATAAGGCACACCCAGATGcaagcaggcgcagcacgGCCTTCCGCCGTGCTGGTGTGCACGCGAGTGGGTCTCTCGCGCTGGTCAAGCCGATGTCGTCGACTCCGGACCTGAAGCCGAACAAAGCGAGCGTTCCACCGCTGggcccgccgccgctggacGCGAGctcgacagcgacgacaacAACGGCGCAGTTTtactccaccgcctccctgGCGAAGACGTTCGACGGTTCCCAGTACCTCAATGACTATATTCTACTAAACGAGATCGGTAGTGGCTCCACAGGGCGCGTCGTTCTGGCGTTCAGCACGAGCATGAACAAGAGTGTTGCCATCAAGATCATTCTGAAGCCGAAGGAGAAGTACCGTTTGCAGCACCGCGTGTCGGCTTCCCCGTCCGCGTCCGTGTTCgggcagcacagcggcaggGGAGATTTTGGTGGTGTcagagcagcggctgcacggTCTACAACGACACCCGAAACCATGCAGAACTTCAAgtcatcgtcctcctcggctgGGAGGCAGAGCAAGCACCGCAAGACGCCGTCGACCCCGCCTacgacggtggcggacaAGACGCGTAATCTGCAGCGCGAGATCGAGGTCATGAGGAACCTCAGCCACCCCAACATTGTTCGTCTTTACGAGGTCATCAACGACCCCAAGGCGAACTCCCTCTTCCTGATCCTACAGTACGTGGATaacggcgctgtcgcacaGCTCGACTCGACTGGACATATTCGAGCCCCGTTGCAGCCGTGGACCGTTCTGCCGATCGCCACGCAAGTCAGTGACGGCCTCGCGTACCTGCATGAGCAGTCTATTGTGCACCGCGACATCAAGCCCGAGAACATCCTCGTTAACCGCGACGGACACGCCTTTCTCGCCGACTTCGGCGTCGCAGAACTCATGAACGCGAAGGCAGGCCAACcaaccgccgccacgctcaCCTATCAAGGCACACCGCTGTTCATGGCCCCTGAAATATacgccggcgtcgacggAGACGATGCGGAGCAAGCATCAGGTGGGTGCACACggtggaggggaagggatGATGCTGACgaaagcagcagcatgaCGGCGACCCCCTCGCGCGAGGAGCGACGTGACTCACGCGTGATTGACCCGTTCGCCCTCGACGTCTGGGCGCTAGGGGTCACCTTCTACACACTGCTCATCGGTCACGTGCCTTTCACATCCATGCTCCAGATCTCGCAGACGCCTGAGAAGGGTGTGAGCATACCGACCCCGCTCCCAGAGCAGTGGCGCAccgtgctgcgccgcaccatGGAGCCGCGACAAGAGCTGCGGATCTCCTCAGCTGAGCTGTGCCACATGCTGCACGCGATGCTAGCCGACCAAGAGGCCGCAGAGGTGAGGGCTGGTGGACGCAGCCGGAAGGCATCGCTCAGCACACGCTCGCGAATCGCAACACTCGGCAATCGTCGCACAACCTCTCACCAGTCCTGCACCGGGAGTCGAACGGCGCGCAGTGCGAGCCTCCCTGCTGACATGGAAGAGGAGAGTGTGAATcttagcagcagcagcagcagcggtagtAGTACTGGTCGCAGCTCAACGTCACCGTCGTactccagcggcggcagcagcagtggcgatGAGAGCGGCACAAGCGGGAACGACCAAGGCGTCCTTGGTCTTAGCATCACCTCCGTCGTCCTCAACATCCTGCGACCGACACGAATCCGAAAAAACAGAAGCTGA